GTCAGGTCTGGGAAGCGCAGGTGCCGGTCGACGCGATGCGAGAGCTGCGCGGCCGCCACCTGGTGAGTGGGTTCGTGCGCCACGGCGATCGGGTCAACGTGCGTATCGTGGCGGGTTCCGCACCGGTCGCGGACGCGCGGCCGGTCGCTCCGACGCTCGAAGAGGTCTACCTGCATCA
This genomic interval from Candidatus Eisenbacteria bacterium contains the following:
- a CDS encoding ABC transporter ATP-binding protein, which gives rise to QVWEAQVPVDAMRELRGRHLVSGFVRHGDRVNVRIVAGSAPVADARPVAPTLEEVYLHHVAAARGATEPAPGVAAA